In the genome of Lysobacter sp. BMK333-48F3, the window TGTACTTGACGTCGTCGAGGACGTTGAGCACCAGGTGGTTGCGGGTCCAGGTCGCGCCGGTCAGCGAGGTGGCGTCGGTCGGCTCGAACAGGCTGACGAACTCGCGCTTGCCGGCCTGGAAGTCGTCGAAGCGCGCGGCGATCAGGCTGCCGGCCTTGTAGCGCTTGCCGCCGGCCTCGTAGGGATCGCGCAGCTCGGCGATCAGCCACTCGCGGTGCACGTACTTGTTGGCCGAATTGGGCAGGTCGATCTTGCTCAGCTTGCCGTCGGCGCCGCGCAGGTACAGCTCGTCGTTGTAGAACGCCAGGGTGCGCTGGACGAAGTCGCGCTCGAAGCCCGGCGTGTGGTCGTGGTAGGCGCCGATCATCATGTCGCTGTCGCGGCCTTCGTACACCGGCGCGGCCGAGGCCATCGGCGTGCCGCGCTTCCACAGCTTGACCGTGCGCGCGTAGCCCGAGGTGGTCATCGAGCCGGGGCCGAAGTCGGTGGCGACGTAGACGTGGTCGCGGTCGATCCAGTTCAGGCTGCCCTTGGCCTCGGGGCGATAGAAGCCGTCCTTGACCCAGGCCTTGTCGACCAGGTCGAACTCGCGGGTGACGTCGGCGTCGGAGCCGCCGCGCGACAGCGCGATCAGGCAGCGGCGGTAGTCCGGGCGCAGGCATTCGGCGCCGTGCCAGACCCACTGCTCGCCCTCTTCGCGGTTGAGCGCGTCCAGGTCGATCACCGTCTCCCACTGCGGCTTGTCCTTGCGGTACTCGGCCAGGGTGGTGCGGCGCCACAGGCCGCGCTGGTGCTGGGCGTCCTTCCAGAAGTTGTAGTAGTGCTCGCCGATCTTCTGTACGCCGGGGATCTTGGCGTCGGAGTCGAGGATCGCGCGGATCTGCCCTTCGAGCTGCTTGAACTGCGGGCTCGCGCCCAGCTCGCCCTCGGTCTTGGCGTTGCGGGCGCGGACCCAGTCGAGCGAGCGCTGGCCGTCGACGTCTTCGAGCCAGGCATGGGGATCGGCGGCGGGGCTGGTCACGGCGGACTCCTTGGCGGGGGCGGCGCCGGCGGCCGTCGCGGCGGCGAGACCCGCTGCGAACAACAACGACTGGCAGGTCTGCGACATCGTGGACATGACGGCTCCGGACAAAGGAAGGCCGCCACGCTAGCACAGCCTCCCAGGGCCCCTGCCCTGCCCAAGGTCACGTAGGGACTTGCCCAGTCTGGCGCGTTGCCGGGCCGCGACCGGCATCGCGCCGGGGCCGGATCGGGGGCAAAAAAACGGCCCGCCGGAGCGGGCCGCAAGGGCTCGAACGAGAGACCGATAGGAGGAGCGAGGAGGAGGAAACAGGGGCCGCCGCGGCCGGGCGCCCCGGTCGGGCGCCGGCGGCCGGGGCTGGGACGGCCGGTTCAGGCCGCCCGCGGCCAGGCGCGCACGCCGGCCGGGCCGCGCGCTCGGCGGCGGGCCTGGACCGCGCCGCGACGGCGGCGGCGCAGGCCGGCGGCGACCGGATCGGCGGCGCGGCGGGCGCGCAGCGGCAGGGCGAAGCGGTGCAGGGCCCACCAGGCCACCGCGGGCATGGCCACCAGCCACAGCGGCAGCCAGCCCAATGTGCCGTGATGGCCGCGCGCGGCCGGCAGCATCAGCACCAGCAAGGTGCCGATCGCCACCGCGTAGCGCAGCACGGTGTCCAGTTCGGCGCGGACGGTATCGGCGTGGTGGTCGGCGGCGGTCATGGCGGGCTCCGGTAGCGGCTTCAAGGGCGTTGAAGCCACCTTCGCCGCGCCACGTCTCAGAAGCTGCGATGCCCCGCGCCGTTCGTCGGCGCTTCGGCCGGGCTCAGTAGCCGGCCTTGTCCAGCGCCTTGTCGGCCTCGGTCCGGCCGAGCGCGATCAGTTCCTTGGCCCGCCAGAACTCGTAGAACTGGCAGGCGTCGCGCGGAATCCGGATCACCAGCTCGGGCGGATCCAGGGCCAGCTGCACCCGCGCGATCTGCGCCTGCATCATGTCCAGCGAGCGCGCCATCAGTTCGCTGAAGCCGAGTTCGTTGGGCCGCTCCTCATCCTCGGCCGGATCGCTGGCGATCGCGTCGCGGCGCAGCCAGCGGGTCAGCAGCGAAGGCTTGGGCCGGGTCTGCGCGCTCTCGTCGCCGGCCACCGGCAAGGCGCCGGGCGGACGCTCCGGCCAGCCGTGCATGTCGACCGCGATCAGGCGGTGCGCGTCGCTCAGGCGGGTGGCGGCGATCGGCAGCGGCGCCAGCAGGCCGCCGTCGACCAGCTCGCGGCCGTGCAGTTCGTAAGGCGGGAACACGCCGGGGATGGCGATCGAGGCGCGCACCGCATCCCACAGGTCGCCTTCGCGCAGCCACACCTCGCGCTGCCGGATCAGGTCGACCGCGACCGCGGTGAACGGCACCGGCAGGTCTTCGATGCGCGGTTCGCCGGCCAGCTCGCGCAGCGCCTGCATGAGTTTTTCGCCGCGGAACAGCCCCGGCTGGCCGATCCCGGGATCGAGCAGGCGCAGCATGTCGGTGCGGCTCATCCGGAACAGCCAGTCGCGGTAGACCTCGAGCTTGCCGGCGGCGAACAGGCCGCCGACCAGGGCGCCGCTGGACGAGCCGGCGACCGCGACGATGCGCAGGCCGCGCGCCTGCAGGGCTTCGATGACGCCGATCTGGGCCAGGCCGCGCGCCCCGCCGGCGCCCAGCACCAGGGCGACCGGTTCGCCGGCGGCGATGTGCGGGGCGTCGGCGCCGGGCATCAGCGTTCGTAGTTGCTCAGCGCCAGTTCCAGCATCGACTTGGCTTGTTCGCGCAGCACCACCGGCTCGACGATCTCGGCGTCGCTGCCGTAATGCATGACGTCCATCAGCAGCTCGCGGCCGGCGCTGTAGGGCACCTTGAGCTCGTAGCGGCCATCGGGCAGGAAGCGACCCTGCTGCTGCGAATGCCAGTGCTCGTCGGCGACCCAGCGCGCGGCCTTGGCGCTGAACACGATCGTCGCCCAGCCCTTGGGCGTGCCGGAGAAGATCCCGTAGCTGGAGGCCAGATGGCGGTCGAGCTCGTCGTCGGCGACGTCGCGCGCCGCCGCCTCGCCGACCTTGGCCGCGCTGATCCGGTCGACCGAGAAGCTGCGCAGCGCGTCGCGCTCGTGGTCCCAGGCGTCGAGGTACCAGTTTTCGCGGTAGTGGGTCAGGCGCTGCGGCGAGACGCTGCGGCGGGTGCGCTCGTCGGTCGAGCGCGCCCGGTATTCGAAGGTTAGCTGCTTACGGTCCAGCACCGCGGTGGCGACGGTGCGGAACGCGGTCTCGTCGAGGCGGCGGGTGCGGTGCGGGATCACCCGCACCCGCTCCACCGGCAGCCGGCGGCCGCCGGCGTGCTCGTCGAGCAGCTTCTCGATCCGTTGCTGCAGCGGCGCCAGCGCGTTCGACAGCACCCCGCCGCCGCTGCGCATCAGCAATTGCTGGGCGGCGAGCAGCGAGTGCAGCTCTTCCGAGCTAAGCCACAGCCCGGGCAGCTCGAAGCGGTCGCCTTCGCTGGTGTCGTAGCGGAAACCGGCCTCGCCGTTGCCCACCACCGGCGCCATCAGGTAGTCGCGCAGGTAGGCCAGGTCGCGATACACGGTCGCGCGCGAACACTCCAGGTCTTCCTGGAGTCGCTGAACCGTGACCGGGTACCGGGCCGCGGTGAGAATCCTGTGCAACGCGTGGATGCGTTCGATACGTTCCATGTCGGCGGGGTCTGGAGGAGGCGGTGGGGACGCAATTAGCATGGCACCGGCCGCTGTCCGGCCGCCACCATCGAACTGAAGGATCGTACGTGATCAAGCCCGCATTATCCGCAACGCCGGCCCAGGCGGCAGTGCTGATCGCCCTGCTCGCCTCGGCGCCGGCCGCGGCCGGCCCCAAGGAAGAGCTGATCGCGGCGGTGGACCGGCTCAACGCCGCTCGCAGCTACCGCTCGGTCATGAGCGCAGACACCGGGCTGACGGTGGAAACCCAGTTCGTCGCCCCAGACCGCCTGCTCGTGCGCATGGGGCAGTTGGGCGAGCGGGTCGTCATCGGCAGCACGATGTACGAGACCTCTGCAGGCAATACGCGAAAAACGCCGATGCCCGGCAACTGGGCGACGACGATGCACAGCCGGACCAAGCTGCTGGGCAGCGAGGCGGGCCTGAGCGTGACCCTGCTCGGCAGCCAGACCGTGGACGGCCAGCCGATCCGCCTGTACCGGGCGGACAACACCCAGCCGCGGATGTCGGCGACGTTCTGGATCGGCGCTCACGGCTACCCCCTGCAGGTCAAGACGACGCTCACCACGGCCAAGGACAAAAGCTACACCTCGACCGTGCGCTACTCGCGCTACAACGATCCGGGCCTGCGGATCGAGCCGCCGGCGATGCCGGCGCCGAAGCGATAGTAGACACCGCGGCGGTCGCACAAGTTGCGACCGCCGCGCGCAAACGTTTGCTGCAATGCGATAAAAAGCCGTGTCCGGCTGGCACAAGCCCGGCGCGGGCGCAAGCTCGCCGGACCCCATCGGGGTGTGCACAATGCCCGCATGCGAGAGCGCGCTCCCCCTGGGCCGGGTCCCCAAGAGCCAGCCATCGATCTGTCGCCCTCGCCCGGCGACGAGGTCAAGACCACGACCTGCTACATGTGCGCCTGCCGGTGCGGGATCAAGGTCTGGCTGGCCGACGGCGGGCCCGCGGGCAAGACGATCCGCTACATCCAGGGCAACCCCGCACATCCGGTCAACCAGGGCGCGCTGTGCGCCAAGGGCGCGGCCGGGATCATGCAGCACTACTCGCCGGCGCGGCTGCGCAAGCCGCTGCTGCGGGTCGGCGAACGCGGCCTGGGCGAGTTCCGCGAAATCGAGTGGGAGCAGGCGCTGCAGATCGCCGCCGACTGGCTGGCGCCGATCCGCGCGCGCAATCCCGACGAGCTGGCCTTCTTCACCGGCCGCGACCAGTCGCAGGCGCTGACCGGCTGGTGGGCGCAGCAGTTCGGCACGGTCAATTACGCCGCGCACGGCGGTTTCTGCTCGGTCAACATGGCCGCCGGCGGGCTGTACACGCTCGGCGGCTCGTTCTGGGAGTTCGGCGAGCCGGACTGGGAACACACCCGCTATCTGATGCTGTGGGGCGTGGCCGAAGACCACGACTCCAACCCGATCAAGCTCGGCCTGGGCAAGCTCAAGGCGCGCGGCGCCAAGATCGTCGCGGTCAATCCGGTGCGCAGCGGCTACGGCGCGATCGCCGACGAATGGATCGGCATCCGCCCGGGCACCGACGGCCTGTTCGCGTTCGCGCTGATCCACGAGTTGCTGCGCGCCGACCGGATCGACCTGGACTATCTGGTGCGCTACGCCAACGCGCACTGGCTGGTGATCCGCAATCCGGGCGGCGCCGACGACGGTTTGTTCGCGCGCGACGAGCAAGGGCGTGCGCTGTGCTGGGCGAGCGGCCGCGCGCTGCCGGCCGACGGCATCGATATTTCCCCCGCCGTGGTCGGCGAATACGTCCTCCCCGACGGCCGCCGCGCAGTGCCGGCCTTCCACCTGGTCGCCGAGCGCTACCTGGATCCGCAGTACGCGCCCGACGCCGTCGCCGAACGCTGCGGCATTCCGGCCGACACCATCCGCCGCATCGCCCGCGAACTGGCCCAGGCCGCGTTCGACGATCCGCTGCGGCTGCCGATCGCCTGGACCGACGCGCACGGCCGCGAGCACCCCGACATGCTCGGCCGCCCGGTCGCGATGCACGCGATGCGCGGCATCAGCGCGCACAGCAACGGCTTCCACACCTGCCGCGCCCTGCACCTGCTGCAACTGCTGCTCGGCGCGGTCGATACGCCGGGTTCGTTCCGCTATCAGCCGCCGTTCCCCAAGCCGCTGCCGCCGCCGAACCGCCCGGGCCGCAAGCGCCAGGCCAACGGCGCCCTCGACGCCGCGCCGCTGGGCTTCGTCCACGGCCCCGAGGACCTGGTGGTCGACGACGACGGCGCGCCGCGCCGGATCGACCACGCCTACTCCTGGGCCTACCCGCTGTCGGCGCACGGCATGATGCACACCGTGATCCGCAACGCCTGGGCCGGCGATCCGTACAAGATCGACACGCTGATGATGTTCATGGCCAACATGAGCTGGAACTCGGCGATGAACACCGGCCAGACCATCGCCTGGCTGACCGACCGCGGCGAGGACGGCGAGTACCGCATTCCGCGCATCATCTACGCCGACGCCTACGCCTCGGAGATGACCGCTTACGCCGACCTGGTGCTGCCCGACACCACTTACCTGGAGCGCCACGACGCGATCAGCCTGCTCGACCGGCCGATCTCCGACGCCGATTCGGCCTGCGACGCGATCCGCCATCCGATCCTGGACGCCGCCCGGCAACGCCTGGACGAGAACGAGCCCGAACGCGACGTGCGCGGCTTTCAATCCGTCCTGCTCGAGCTGGGCGCGCGCCTGGGCCTGCCCGGCATGGTCCACGACGACGGCGGCCCGCGCTATCGCGACTACGCCGACTACATCGTCCGCCACGAACGCGCGCCCGGGGTCGGCCTGCTGGCCGGCTGGCGCGGCGAACATGGCGAGCTGGAGGCCAAGGGTCCGCCGAACCCCGAGCAGCTGCAGCGCTACATCGAGCACGGCGGATTCTGGAGCAGCCCGGTGCCGGAGTCGGCGCGCTATTACAAGATGGCCAACCGCGCCTATCTGGACTGGGCGCAGAAAATGGGCTTCCTCGGCCATGCCGAGCCGATCGTGCTGCAGCTGTATTCGGAGACGCTGCAGAAGTTCCGCCTCGCCGCGCAGGGCTTCGGCGAGCGCCGGCCGCCGCCGGCGCAGCGCGAGCGCGTGGCGACCTACTTCGATCCGCTGCCGATCTGGTACGAGCCCTTCGAAGGCGCCCAGCTCGGCGATGCGCAGCGCTACCCGCTCAGCGCGGTGACCCAGCGGCCGATGTTCATGTACCACGCCTGGGGTTCGCAGAACGCCTGGCTGCGGCAGATCGCCGCACGCAATTATCTGTACCTGCATCCCGACACCGGCGCGCGTTTCGGGCTCGCCGACGAGGACTGGATCGAAGTCGAATCGCACCACGGCCGCATCGTCGTGCAGGCCAAGTTCGCCGCCAACGTCCAGCCCGATACGGTCTGGACCTGGAACGCGATCGGCAAGCGGCGCGGCGCCTGGCGCCTGAGCAAGGACGCGCCGGAAGGGCGCAAGGGCTTTTTGATGAACCATCTGATTTCCGACCTGACTCCGCGCGGCGATTACGCCAACGCCGATCCGGTCACCGGCCAGGCCGCCTGGTTCGACCTGCGCGTGGCGATCCGCAAGGCCGAGGCCGTGGCCGACGGCGATACCGCCCAGCCGCAGTTCGCGCCGCTGCATTACCCGCCGGCCGCGGTCGCGCCGCTGCGCTACGGCGCCGCTTTGCGCGCCGCGCGCGAGGGACGCGACGATGACGCGGCCTGAGCGCGAACCCAAGCGACGCCTGCGGCCGGTGCGGCTGTTCGCCGGAGTGCTGTGCCTGCTGCTCGGGCTGACGCTGATGCTGCTGCTCGGCCTGGGCGTGCTCGGCCCGGGCGCCGGCGTCGGCGGCGCGCCGGCATTGATCGCGCTGATGCCGAGCGTGGCGATCGGCGCGACCGTATTCGCGCTCGGCCTGTGGCTGGTGGCGACCGGGAGAGGGCGATGACCGACCTGCCGCCGCCGTCCAGGAAAAAACTCGGCCTGGTGATCGACCTGGACACCTGCGTCGGCTGCCATGCCTGCGCGGTCAGCTGCAAGGAGTGGAACGCCGGCGGCTTCGCCGCGCCGCTGACCGACGAGCAAGCCTACGGCCGCGAGCCGTCGGGGGTGTGGTTCAACCGCGTGCACAGCTACGAGCTGGAGGCGATGCCGCTGGCCGATCCGGTGCGCGCGCCCGCGCCCGCGGCTGCGGCCAGCCCCTGCGCGACGCCGGCGCAACCGGCGATGACCCTGCACTTCCCGCGTTCGTGCCTGCACTGCGAGCAGCCGGCCTGCGTCACCGTGTGCCCGACCGGGGCCAGCTACAAGCGCGCCGAGGACGGCATCGTCCTGGTCGACGAAGACAAGTGCATCGGCTGCAAGCTCTGCTCCTGGGCCTGCCCCTACGGCGCGCGCGAGTACAGCCCGGTCGAAGGGGTGATGAAGAAATGCACCCTGTGCATCGACCGCATCTACAACCAGAACCTCAGCGAAGCCGAACGCCAGCCCGCCTGCGTCCAGGCCTGTCCGACCCGGGCGCGGCATTTCGGCGATCTCGGCGATCCCGAATCCGCGGTGTCCAAGCTGGTCGCCGAACGCGGCGGCGTCGACCTGATGGCTTCGCTGGGTTATCGGCCGACCAACAAATACCTGCCGCCGCGTCCGCGCCGGGCCGGCGGCGAGGCCGCGCCGGCGCCGGCCGAAACCCTGGACACCGGCGCCCTGCCCGGCGTGCTGCGCTGGCTGGACAAGGTGCTGTCGCGATGACCGCGCGCGCTGCCGGCGGGCGCCTTCGCCCGACCGGCCTCGCCCGCACCGCCGCGCCGCTTTCCGTATTCCGCTCGTCCGCAGGCTGATATGCACCCCGCGTTCTCGGTCATCTTCTTCACCACCCTGTCGGGCGCGGGCTACGGCCTGCTGACCTGGCTGAGCGCGCTGCTGTTCTGGCGCAGCCTGTCCGGCGACCAGGCGACCTCGTTGCCGTCGTCCAGCCTGGCCTGGGGCCTGGCGCTGGCGTTGCTGCTGGTCAGCGTCGGCCTGCTCAGCTCGACCCTGCACCTGGGCAAGCCCGGGCGCGCCTGGCGCGCGTTTTCGCAATGGCGCAGCTCCTGGCTGTCGCGCGAGGGCCTGCTCGCGGTCGCGACCTACCTGCCGGCGCTGGGCCTGGGCCTGTGGCTGATCGGGCCGTTGCGCGGCGCCGGCGCATGGCTGCCGGCGGCCTTGGCCGCGGCGACGGCGGTGCTCGCGCTGCTGACCGTGGCCTGCACGGCGATGATCTACGCCTCGCTGCCGCCGATCCCGGCCTGGCGCCATCGCCTGGTCGTGCCCGGCTATCTGCTGTTCGCCCTGCTCGGCGGCGCCGCCTTGCTGGCGGCCCTGCCCGGCGTCGCCGGTCAGGCGCGCTGGGCCTGGGCCGCGCCGGCCCTGCTCGCGCCGTTGGCGGCGCTGTTGAAGCTGGCCTACTGGCGCGCGATCGACCGCCAGCCGCTGCCGGTCGATCGCGGCGACGCGCTCGGCCTGCCAGGGCGCGAGGCGACGGTGTTCGAGCGCCCGCACACCGAGGCCAACTACCTCACCCGCGAGATGGGCTACGTGCTGGCGCGCAAGCACGCGGCCAAGCTGCGCGGGATCGCGGTCGCGCTGTTCGCGCTGGCGCCGCTGCTGGCGGCGGTGCTGGCGTGCTGGCTGCCGGCGGGACCGGCGGCGGCGTTGGCCGCGGTCGCGGCGCTGGCGGTGCTGCTGGGAACCCTGGTCGAACGCTGGCTGTTCTTCGCCCAGGCCCGCCACGTGGTCACGCTGTATTACTGAGCGGCCCGATTGCCGCGCGGCCCGCGGTTCGCCCCAAGCCCTTGATCGCCAAGGCGATCCAGGGCGCTTGCCGGGCGCGTGCGGCGGGCCGGGCGCTTGAACGCCGCCTATCCGCAGGCGACCGCCGTCGCAGGCCTGTAATCGCTTTCATGGCATGATGGCGGCCGTTTCCGCTGAACCCTTCAGACGACGATGCTCGGTGCAATCGGGCTCGCCCTGCTCGGCGCGCCCCTGGTTACATTGCCGACGCCCGCCTTCGGCGGCGACCCGACCCTGATCGCCATCGCCAGCGATCCGGCGCGGATGCGCCTGTACTGCCTCTCGACCCGATGCGGCGACGAGGAATGGCGCCTGGCGCTGACGCCGCCGCCGGCCAAGGCCCCCGACATCGACCCGCTGGACCTGCCGCCGCTGCGCAACGTGCAGTTGCCCGGCTCGCAGCGCCGGGTCGGCGGCATCAGCGCGCCGGCGACCTCGCGCGAAAGCCGCGCCATGTACTCCAACGACTACCGCATCGGCACCCGCTACGGGGTGCAGGCGCTGCGCGACGGCCCGACCCAGATCGGCCTGACCTTCGGCGCCGGCTACCGCCTGGCGCCGCTGTACGACGACGGCATCAACCGCCCGGGCGCGGTGTTCCGCGGCGAACTCAACCTCGGCCAGAAGATCGGCGACCGTGCGCGCTGGACCCAGCGGGTACAGGTCGAGAGCGGCCACGGCGACACCTTCGTCAAGCAGAGCGTGCGCCTGGACGTCGACGTGTGGCGCAACTGGAAACTGGAAACCGACTTCGCGATCCGCCACGACTCCAACGGCGGCGGCGGCAGCGAAAGCGCGGAAAGCTCGATCGAGCTGATCCGGCGCTTCTGACGCGGCCCCTGTAGGAGCGGCGTAAGCCGCGACCGCCGCAGCGGCGTCATACCACCCGCGCGGTTCGAAACCGATTAGTCGATGAAACGCCCCGCTTGCGCGAGCTGCGGCGATTCGCTGGTCGCGGCCATGGCCGGAGCAAATCCCGCAGGACCGCCCCTGCTGCCGAAAAGCGGCGCGGCTCAGTCGGCGGCGTCGGCGATCGCCGGCAGCGACTGGGCGATGAAATCGGCCGCGCCCTGCTCGAGCAGGCGCTGGGCGACCTCGATGCCGAGGCAGTCGGGGGCATCGCCGCGGCCTTCGCCGTGGGCGCGCACGGCGCGGCCGTCGCCGGCCGAGCCGACCAGGCCTTCCAGGCGCAGGTGGACGCCGTCCAGGCGCGCGTGCGCCGCCACCGGCACGTGGCAACTGCCGTGCAGGGCGCGGTTCATCGCCCGCTCCGCTTCCACGCAAGTGCGGGTGTCGGCGTGGTCGAGCGCCGCGCACAGCGCACGCGTGTCCAGGTCGTCTTCGCGGCATTCGATCGCGATCGCGCCCTGCGCCGGCGCCGGCAGCCAGTACGGCGATTCCAGGCGGCGACGGATGCGCGCGTCCAGCCCCAGCCGCTGCAGGCCCGCGCAGGCCAGCACGATCGCGTCGTAGTCGCCTTGGTCCAGCCGCGCCAGGCGGGTGTTGACGTTGCCGCGCAGGTCGAGCAGTTGCAGGTCCGGACGCAATGCGCGCAGTTGCGCCTGGCGGCGCAGCGAGGACGTGCCGACCCGCGCGCCGGCCGGCAGGCTGTCGATGCCGTCGTGGGCGTTGCTGACGAAGGCGTCGGCGTAGTCGGCGCGCTCCAGAATCGCCGGCAGGGCGAAACCCGGCTCCAGCTCCATCGGCACGTCCTTGAGCGAATGCACCGCGCAGTCGGCTTCGCCGCGCAGCATCGCCAGCTCCAGTTCCTTCAGGAACAGGCCCTTGCCGCCGATCGCGGCCAGCGAGCGGTCCAGCACCTCGTCGCCGCGCGTGCTCATCGGCACCAGCTCGACCGCCAACCCGGGGTGGGCCGCGCGCAGGCGGTCGGCGACGTGCTCGCTCTGCCACAGGGCGAGCGGGCTCTTGCGGGTGGCGATGCGCAGGGTCTTCATGCCGCCATTATCGCCGCTGGACGGGGTTTGGCCCAAGGGCCGGAATCATCGGGGCGGGAACCGGGGCAGGTTCGGCAGCGCCGTTGCCGTTGCCGTTGCCGTTGCCGTTGCCGTGAAGAGCTTGGCGCAGAACCGGCCTCGCGAGAACGCCCTGAAGCCCCGGAGGGCGGCCCGCAGGGATGCGGGCCGTGCGCAGCCAGGCCAGGGATGGCCTGTGCGGAGCAGCCCCGCGCAGGCCTCGTCCCATAGTGGTTTTTGATTCGAAACAGGAATGGCGTTTTCTTTGGTTACTTTTGACCGAAGGAAATCCCGTGGGACTTTGTCGCCTTGGACAAAGAAAGTGACCCGGCCGCTTGCGGACGGAAGCTTTGCTTTGGAGCTTTGAAGCTTTAGAAGCCTTCGAACGACAGACGGCGCGAGACCGTAAGAACGCGGTCGCGGCTCACGCCGCTCCTACAGGGGGCCGAGGACAAAGACGCGGCGAACGGGCGCGATGGCGGTCGCGGCTTGTGACCAAAGGAAATCCCTGTGGGACGCCGCTCCTACAGGGGCGCAGGACGAAGGCGCGGCGAGATCGGGGCGATGGTTTCGGGTTTCGATCATTGGCGTTGGCCTTGGATTTTCTGCGCGTCCCTTGGTCGCGGCTTATGACCG includes:
- a CDS encoding prolyl oligopeptidase family serine peptidase; the encoded protein is MSQTCQSLLFAAGLAAATAAGAAPAKESAVTSPAADPHAWLEDVDGQRSLDWVRARNAKTEGELGASPQFKQLEGQIRAILDSDAKIPGVQKIGEHYYNFWKDAQHQRGLWRRTTLAEYRKDKPQWETVIDLDALNREEGEQWVWHGAECLRPDYRRCLIALSRGGSDADVTREFDLVDKAWVKDGFYRPEAKGSLNWIDRDHVYVATDFGPGSMTTSGYARTVKLWKRGTPMASAAPVYEGRDSDMMIGAYHDHTPGFERDFVQRTLAFYNDELYLRGADGKLSKIDLPNSANKYVHREWLIAELRDPYEAGGKRYKAGSLIAARFDDFQAGKREFVSLFEPTDATSLTGATWTRNHLVLNVLDDVKYKLSVLTPGAGEWKRSEFVGAPAFGTIMVGAVDDDESDAVWLSASDYLTPSTLALAEYGKPPETLKTMPTFFDASRNVIEQHFAKSEDGTRVPYFLVRPKNLAYDGKAPTILYGYGGFEISLTPNYSGSIGKGWLEKGGVYVVANIRGGGEYGPRWHQAALKANRHKAYEDFAAVGRDLIARKITSTPHLGVQGGSNGGLLTGNMLTQYPDLFGAVVIQVPLLDMKRYSHLLAGASWMAEYGDPDSADWSFIQTFSPYHLFDAKRSYPPVLFTTSTKDDRVHPGHARKMAAKMLEAGKNVRYYENIEGGHGGAANNAQAAHMNALAYTFLWEQLSQK
- a CDS encoding patatin-like phospholipase family protein; the protein is MPGADAPHIAAGEPVALVLGAGGARGLAQIGVIEALQARGLRIVAVAGSSSGALVGGLFAAGKLEVYRDWLFRMSRTDMLRLLDPGIGQPGLFRGEKLMQALRELAGEPRIEDLPVPFTAVAVDLIRQREVWLREGDLWDAVRASIAIPGVFPPYELHGRELVDGGLLAPLPIAATRLSDAHRLIAVDMHGWPERPPGALPVAGDESAQTRPKPSLLTRWLRRDAIASDPAEDEERPNELGFSELMARSLDMMQAQIARVQLALDPPELVIRIPRDACQFYEFWRAKELIALGRTEADKALDKAGY
- a CDS encoding YafY family protein; this translates as MERIERIHALHRILTAARYPVTVQRLQEDLECSRATVYRDLAYLRDYLMAPVVGNGEAGFRYDTSEGDRFELPGLWLSSEELHSLLAAQQLLMRSGGGVLSNALAPLQQRIEKLLDEHAGGRRLPVERVRVIPHRTRRLDETAFRTVATAVLDRKQLTFEYRARSTDERTRRSVSPQRLTHYRENWYLDAWDHERDALRSFSVDRISAAKVGEAAARDVADDELDRHLASSYGIFSGTPKGWATIVFSAKAARWVADEHWHSQQQGRFLPDGRYELKVPYSAGRELLMDVMHYGSDAEIVEPVVLREQAKSMLELALSNYER
- a CDS encoding molybdopterin oxidoreductase family protein, yielding MRERAPPGPGPQEPAIDLSPSPGDEVKTTTCYMCACRCGIKVWLADGGPAGKTIRYIQGNPAHPVNQGALCAKGAAGIMQHYSPARLRKPLLRVGERGLGEFREIEWEQALQIAADWLAPIRARNPDELAFFTGRDQSQALTGWWAQQFGTVNYAAHGGFCSVNMAAGGLYTLGGSFWEFGEPDWEHTRYLMLWGVAEDHDSNPIKLGLGKLKARGAKIVAVNPVRSGYGAIADEWIGIRPGTDGLFAFALIHELLRADRIDLDYLVRYANAHWLVIRNPGGADDGLFARDEQGRALCWASGRALPADGIDISPAVVGEYVLPDGRRAVPAFHLVAERYLDPQYAPDAVAERCGIPADTIRRIARELAQAAFDDPLRLPIAWTDAHGREHPDMLGRPVAMHAMRGISAHSNGFHTCRALHLLQLLLGAVDTPGSFRYQPPFPKPLPPPNRPGRKRQANGALDAAPLGFVHGPEDLVVDDDGAPRRIDHAYSWAYPLSAHGMMHTVIRNAWAGDPYKIDTLMMFMANMSWNSAMNTGQTIAWLTDRGEDGEYRIPRIIYADAYASEMTAYADLVLPDTTYLERHDAISLLDRPISDADSACDAIRHPILDAARQRLDENEPERDVRGFQSVLLELGARLGLPGMVHDDGGPRYRDYADYIVRHERAPGVGLLAGWRGEHGELEAKGPPNPEQLQRYIEHGGFWSSPVPESARYYKMANRAYLDWAQKMGFLGHAEPIVLQLYSETLQKFRLAAQGFGERRPPPAQRERVATYFDPLPIWYEPFEGAQLGDAQRYPLSAVTQRPMFMYHAWGSQNAWLRQIAARNYLYLHPDTGARFGLADEDWIEVESHHGRIVVQAKFAANVQPDTVWTWNAIGKRRGAWRLSKDAPEGRKGFLMNHLISDLTPRGDYANADPVTGQAAWFDLRVAIRKAEAVADGDTAQPQFAPLHYPPAAVAPLRYGAALRAAREGRDDDAA
- a CDS encoding 4Fe-4S dicluster domain-containing protein — its product is MTDLPPPSRKKLGLVIDLDTCVGCHACAVSCKEWNAGGFAAPLTDEQAYGREPSGVWFNRVHSYELEAMPLADPVRAPAPAAAASPCATPAQPAMTLHFPRSCLHCEQPACVTVCPTGASYKRAEDGIVLVDEDKCIGCKLCSWACPYGAREYSPVEGVMKKCTLCIDRIYNQNLSEAERQPACVQACPTRARHFGDLGDPESAVSKLVAERGGVDLMASLGYRPTNKYLPPRPRRAGGEAAPAPAETLDTGALPGVLRWLDKVLSR
- a CDS encoding DmsC/YnfH family molybdoenzyme membrane anchor subunit, translating into MHPAFSVIFFTTLSGAGYGLLTWLSALLFWRSLSGDQATSLPSSSLAWGLALALLLVSVGLLSSTLHLGKPGRAWRAFSQWRSSWLSREGLLAVATYLPALGLGLWLIGPLRGAGAWLPAALAAATAVLALLTVACTAMIYASLPPIPAWRHRLVVPGYLLFALLGGAALLAALPGVAGQARWAWAAPALLAPLAALLKLAYWRAIDRQPLPVDRGDALGLPGREATVFERPHTEANYLTREMGYVLARKHAAKLRGIAVALFALAPLLAAVLACWLPAGPAAALAAVAALAVLLGTLVERWLFFAQARHVVTLYY
- a CDS encoding DUF481 domain-containing protein — protein: MLGAIGLALLGAPLVTLPTPAFGGDPTLIAIASDPARMRLYCLSTRCGDEEWRLALTPPPAKAPDIDPLDLPPLRNVQLPGSQRRVGGISAPATSRESRAMYSNDYRIGTRYGVQALRDGPTQIGLTFGAGYRLAPLYDDGINRPGAVFRGELNLGQKIGDRARWTQRVQVESGHGDTFVKQSVRLDVDVWRNWKLETDFAIRHDSNGGGGSESAESSIELIRRF